Proteins from one Bacteroidales bacterium genomic window:
- a CDS encoding deoxynucleoside kinase: MHIAIAGNIGSGKTTLAGLLAKQYGWMAHYEDVDDNPYLNDFYEDMQRWSFNLQIYFLNSRFSQILEIRKSDKTIIQDRTIYEDAYIFAPNLHSMGLMSTRDFDNYSTLFKMMSSLVKPPDLLLYLRASVPTLVNQIQKRGREYESSIRIDYLKRLNERYEAWMETYNLGKVLIIEADHYNFPNNNAHLSEVIDKINAELHGLF, from the coding sequence ATGCATATAGCTATCGCAGGAAATATCGGATCGGGAAAAACAACTCTTGCCGGACTTCTGGCAAAACAATACGGGTGGATGGCTCATTATGAGGATGTTGATGACAATCCATACCTTAACGACTTTTATGAAGACATGCAGCGATGGTCGTTTAATCTTCAGATCTATTTTCTCAATTCACGCTTCAGCCAGATACTTGAAATAAGAAAATCTGATAAGACAATTATTCAGGACAGAACCATATACGAAGATGCCTATATTTTCGCTCCCAACCTTCATTCGATGGGTTTAATGTCGACTCGTGATTTTGACAATTACTCCACCCTCTTTAAGATGATGAGTTCGCTGGTTAAACCACCCGATTTACTCCTTTACCTGAGGGCATCTGTGCCAACACTTGTGAACCAGATCCAGAAAAGAGGAAGAGAATATGAGAGTTCTATACGTATCGACTACCTTAAAAGGCTTAATGAGAGATATGAAGCCTGGATGGAAACATATAATCTTGGAAAGGTACTGATCATAGAGGCTGACCATTATAACTTCCCTAATAACAATGCCCATCTCAGCGAAGTTATAGACAAAATCAATGCTGAGCTGCATGGTCTGTTTTAA